The genomic window CGAAAATGGCACCGGTGTTTTAGCACGCCGAGTGTCTATAGGCATAAGCGTTTTATACCTGCTAGATGGCACTAACCGGGGTTACCAGGTAACGAAATGGTAGGAAGGATTGTTGTCAACAAACGTGCTGCAGTGCTTATGGAACTTGCTGCAGTGCTTACGGAATTTGTCTGAGGCGGACAGCATCTGGATTCATTGCCTGCCAATTCTCACGTACAGTAGGTGgcaatattgattttctttaccttGTATGACTAATTCTGCCATCGAGCTGCGAATCTCACGTGTAGCATTTTTTGTGGTGCACCAAAGTTTAGCTCCGTTAAAGAACGGGTTTCCTCGTAGAGTTAGCGTCTGTTGATTGTTACTTAATGACAGCAGGTTCTTGTCTAATTCATGAGTAGTTACATTACTGCTCCACACTTTACAGTCATCGCAATCACGGGTAAACAACTGCCAGACGGTAGTTGCCGTCTCCAAACGCGAGCTTGGGCTGCAAGTTATGCTGACTTTTGAATTTAAGGCAATTGGTAGCTTTGTTGTGTTATTATTGAGAGAAAAGGTCGAACTGTTGTTTGGCCAATTATTGACGCTATTTGCGGCACAGTTTCCTAAGATACACTGAATTGCAAGAACGCAGATGAAAATGGTAGTACCTTGTATGCTGAGAGAAATTCTCCGGTGAGCGTTCTTATAACCACATTCAAAAACACTGACGCTGTATAATACTGCAGGATCTGCAACAATTTGCAGAACGGTTCGGTTTATTATTTGTGCTACAGAGTGCTTCGCAGTGTCGTTGCCATGTATTGTGTATATTGGAATATCCGAAACGTATGGAGTAAATAGCCATGACGGGAGTTCTCCTTCAAAGGGGCAGTGAAGATTGACACGCTCGCACAATTCAAGGCTTTCTCTCCCCTGGGAGCTAAAAGGGGGTAGCGTAAGACTTCGTACCTTTTGGCCGTAAGTACCATCCCATTCTAATACAGCATCAACCTGTTATCTTAGATATGTGAGAGAGATGAACGACTTACTCGAGACTGTAAGCAAAGCGGTAAGCCAGAGACAGACGACCTTCATATCTCGTCACAGCGATCGCAGAGCTAGCTTCAACTGCCAGTGAGTGAGCGGATATAGATAGAGGTGAGAAGATCCTCCTCTATCATTCACAAGGACGCGGTAATTAGGACGGATTGTCTCTAGGTTAATCCGGCTACAAGTGCAAGCGAGAAAGCGGCTAAATCTATCGTGTTTCTGACCAACGGTTCGTGTCTCTAAAGCTTGCAACATCCTTCATACGGAAGTCGTTCGAAAGATGCTCcccttttcgtcttcttggAGAAAAGCAGACAGGGTCGTTTCCTAATCCAtgggaaaagaagagaaatgatTAGGATGGGCGGACGACAGGAAATCGTTTACCGTGTCTCCGACCGCTGGAGACGCGCTGAAATTGCGCTCCAGCGACGTTTTCTTGGCCTCGGATGGGGGACTCCGGTCCTGGTTATCAGTTTCATCTATTCCGTCTATTGGTTTTTCTGCCTGGTCACCGCCCTTCagttcttcgttttctgtcttctcctcttctttgttttttcctTCGTCCTGCTGCTCTCCTCCTTCACCCTTcacttctttgttttctgtcttctgctcttctttgatttttcctTCGTCAGATTGCTGCTCTCCTTCAGCCTTTagttcttcgttttctgtctTCTGCTGTTCGTTTGATCCATCGTCCTTCTTCTCTCCTTCCCCTAtttgctcgtttttctcgtttgcgATCAgagtttccttttcttcttcttgacaGTGCTCCCCCTGCCCCTCTTCTGCTTGACCGAAAGAGGCCAGCTTTGGCAAATTCTGATATCGATTTTTATCCTCGCAAAACCCCGGGGCAATGATCATTTCTTCGTTTGCttcaacgatttcttctAATGCTTTCAAGCTGAGTCAACATACCAGGTAGTCAATCAACTAGCTCACTCGTTATACTCACCTGTAAATCCCAAATCTTGGATGGTCTTTTCGATGCCTTTTTCCTGGTTCTATAAATTAAGAAAGCGCTATTACTAGGAGAATCAATTGCTATGTTGGCTTGGCTCGCACTTGTCCTGGAACGTCTTAAACAATATGAGGCAGTAAGGAGTATGACTATAAAGAGAACCACTACGACAACAGCAATGACGACGTATATCCACCAATTATCTAAAAATCGGAGTCAATGGTGAGTTCTATTCGCTTTGCTTGCAAGCGATTGAAAAGTAGTACCGGAAGCCGATTCTCTTGGCTCATTCGAAGTTGCCGGGGTTGGTGTGTTCGTGGGCATCGTCGAAGTTTCTGCATTATTATCTGAAGTTGGTGCGTTGTTCGTAGGCATCAAAAAAGGTGACATGCACTGTTGCAGTACCATCATTAGTCGTTGAGCCACTGCCTGTAGCATCAAATTCTGTTGGCGCAGTGATTGACGGAGCAGCAGGGACATTTGACGTTGCTGCATCATCTGTTATCGGTTTCTCTGCAGATCCCCCTTTCAAAAGTTTATTTTATGCCTGTGCTAAGAGCAAGTGGCATGCACTGCTGCAATCAATGTACCGTTAGTCGCCTCTGTTGTAGTCGTAGGCGTCACATTCATTGGCATCTCTATGCCGCTAGGAGGAACGCTTGTATTTGAGTCAGTAGTTGCGTTAACATTCACTGCAGCTACACCGAAGTTTCAATATTATAAATTttgtttaatatttatttagacTACTTGTGCTAGGAGTAGGTGGCACCGTTGTACTGCCATTAGAAAAGACGCCTGTGGTCGCGTTAGCGTTTACTGTAGCTGACACTGTCATGCAGACAAGTCTACGTTTTAATTGTTTACTTTGCTAAGAATGACTCACCTGCATCTGTGCTGCTATTGGAGGCAGTGGGAACGTTCCTAGGCACTGGCGCTGTTGCAATCACTGTTAAAAGTTTATGTATGGTAAACGCCGATAAGTATGCATGCCTGTGCTAGGAGTAGACGTATGAGGATAGGGGGTCGTAGTCGCGTTAGTATTCACTGTAGAAAATAGTCAAATTTTAGGCGAATGTCTTCTAATATCTATGTAGATTACTTGTGCTAAGAGCCGGTGACACTGTTGTAGTTGAGTTGGTGGTAGTCACGTTAGCGTGAGATGTAGTCGGTATGTTTGTCACTGGCGATGATGCCACAGGCACTATTATTAAAGTTTCAGGCATATTAATACGTTTATATTTATCTAGAGTACCTGTGCTAGAAGTAGGCAACATTGCAGTACCATCAGTAGAGATGTTTGCTAAGTCAGTAGTCGCGTTTACTGACACTGTCACAAACGTGTCTGATAAATGCAGACAGGTGTACCTCTCTAATAAATGCCTTACTTGTGCTATTAGTAGTGGGTGACGGTACTGTTCTACTAGAAGAAGTGTTTGCTGCGGTCGACATACTCGTGGCCTCAGTAGTAGTTGCATTTGGAGAACGTGTCGCCTCTGTGATGGGTTAATTAGCAAATCGTATAGCTTATGATATCTGTAACGTGTAGTCGTATTTGTGTTAGGGGAGGTTCCGTTTGCGCCCTCGGTAGTTTCTACAATAACAGTAGATCATAAATGGTAACGCTTACGCGTAGAGCAGTCTACCACTGGTCGACTGTATGATAGCAGACGCAGTTGGTATCCTAGTCGTTGAAGAAGTTACTTTTGTTGACGGAAACGCAGTAGGTGTCGCTAAATGTGTATTTGTCCGTGAAACAACCTATATACTGCACATGATTTTACTAGATATCTTGGTTTCATTGGTTCTACTAGATTCCGTACTGGAGTCAGTTGTGCTAGCTAAGCACGGTTGTGTTACGGCACACATTAGAACGTCATAGAATTATGCCTACCGTTTGTCGttttggaagacgacgatctcgtgAACGCTGTGGTGGAATTGAGTTTGTTTGAAGGCTCGGTTGTAGTCACTTGTGAAATGGCTTAGTCGCACTGGATATTAGCTATGACGTGGCGTAACTCACCGCTACTAGAAGGTTGTATAGTAGAAGGCCGTGCCGCTACGCCTGATGGTGTCACCCCTGAACGATCAGTATTCAAGCATTAAAGCGCATCAGAAACGTACTCGCTGTAGGTGTCGTCCCGTTGGACCCAATAGCGTAGACGGAACAGCATAGCGTGCAAAGACTCAGAATGAAACACCGGAGAGCGGTCATACCGTGTCTCTACGAGATTGCCTGTATACAGTATGGAATCAAACGAAAGCCACTGGCGTCCAGTCGCTTTCGTTGATAATTTACCATTTCACGGAAAGAAATGGTCCTGGAGGCAGTTTCACATCCTTATCCGCGTCCTCGAAATTGACCCCACCTCGGTCCGTTGATAAAGCATCTGTCTCTAGGATAGGCCACTGGACGAATCGCTTACCGCGTTTACGTCTCAGTCCGGCGTCTAACGGAAAGTACGTCACTGCTCGTGTCACTGGTGCAATCGTAAAGTACTCTGCACAAATTTTATCGACAATCAATTGAAGAGCATCCTTCGACATTCACTTTAGTCACTTCTTTATGCTTTGTGCAGGCCATGCAACTCTTTTCAATTCATTTTACTCGTAAGAGAGTTGGATTGTTGTTTGCTTCTTAGCTGGTGACGATCAAGACGGAGGCATATTCTGCTCCTACGGTTTCCGTCACCTCTTTCTTTGTTGAAGCGTACAACGAGCTAAATTCCATTTCAATTTCAGTTGGAGCTTCTTCTATGTTATCTTTTTGGATAGTTCTTCTAAAAGGACACTGATTTTGCTTGCGTCAATTGAGCTGCAAACCTTCGGCTAAGGAAAAAGTAGTAAATTGCTAGAGATCCGACGAATACAAGTAGACCGGCCAGAACTCCAACGGCGGCATTAGATCCAGTGCAGTTGTCACCATCTGCCAACAAAGAAGGTCTGTACTAGAAAATCAGTTAGTTTTATTCGCTTTGCTTGCAAGCGATCATCTAGTAGTACCGGAAGGCGATTTTCTTGGCTTATTCGAAGTTGCTGCGATTGGCGTGTTCGTGGGCATCGTCGAAGTTTCTGCATTATTATCTGAAGTTGGTGCGTTGTTCGTAGGCATCAAAAAAGGTGACATGCACTGTTGCAGTACCATCATTAGTCGTTGAGCCACTGCCTGTAGCATCAAATTCTGTTGGCGCAGTGATTGACGGAGCAGCAGGGACATTTGACGTTGCTGCATCATCTGTTATCGGTTTCTCTGCAAATCCCCCTTTCAAAAGTTTATTTTATGCCTGTGCTAAGAGCAGGTGGCATGCACTGCTGCAATCAATGTACCGTTAGTCGCCTCTGTTGTAGTCGTAGGCGTCACATTCATTGGCATCTCTATGCCGCTAGGAGGAACGCTTGTATTTGAGTCAGTAGTTGCGTTAACATTCACTGCAGCTACACCGAAGTTTCAATATTATAAATTttgtttaatatttatttagacTACTTGTGCTAGGAGTAGGTGGCACCGTTGTACTGCCATTAGAAAAGACGCCTGTGGTCGCGTTAGCGTTTACTGTAGCTGACACTGTCATGCAGACAAGTCTACGTTTTAATTGTTTACTTTGCTAAGAATGACTCACCTGCATCTGTGCTGCTATTGGCAGTGGGAACGTTCCTAGGCACTGGCGCTGTTGCAATCACTGTTAAAAGTTTATGTATGGTAAACGCCGATAAGTATGCATGCCTGTGCTAGGAGTAGACGTACCATGAGGATAGGAGGGGGTCGTAGTCGCGTTAGTATTCACTGTAGAAAATAGTCAAATTTTAGGCGAATGTCTTCTAATATCTATGTAGATTACTTGTGCTAAGAGCCGGTGACACTGTTGTAGTTGAGTTGGTGGTAGTCACGTTAGCGTGAGATGTAGTCGGTATGTTTGTCACTGGCGATGATGCCACAGGCACTATTATTAAAGTTTCAGGCATATTAATACGTTTATATTTATCTAGAGTACCTGTGCTAGAAGTAGGCAACATTGCAGTACCATCAGTAGAGATGTTTGCTAAGTCAGTAGTCGCGTTTACTGACACTGTCACAAACGTGTCTGATAAATGCAGACAGGTGTACCTCTCTAATAAATGCCTTACTTGTGCTATTAGTAGTGGGTGACGGTACTGTTCTACTAGAAGAAGTGTTTGCTGCGGTCGACATACTCGTGGCCTCAGTAGTAGTTGCATTTGGAGAACGTGTCGCCTCTGTGATGGGTTAATTAGCAAATCGTATAGCTTATGATATCTGTAACGTGTAGTCGTATTTGTGTTAGGGGAGGTTCCGTTTGCGCCCTCGGTAGTTTCTACAATAACAGTAGATCATAAATGGTAACGCTTACGCGTAGAGCAGTCTACCACTGGTCGACTGTATGATAGCAGACGCAGTTGGTATCCTAGTCGTTGAAGAAGTTACTTTTGTAGACGGAAACGCAGTAGGTGTCGCTAAATGTGTATTTGTCCGTGAAACAACctatatactgtacatgattTTACTAGATATCTTGGTTTCATTGGTTCTACTAGATTCCGTACTGGAGTCAGTTGTGCTAGCTAAGCACGGTTGTGTTACGGCACACATTAGAACGTCATAGAATTATGCCTACCGTTTGTCAttttggaagacgacgacctCGTGAACGCCGTGGTGGAATTGAGTTTGTTTGAGGGCTCGGTTGTAGTCACTTGTGAAATATTAGCTATGACGTGGCGTAACTCACCGCTACTAGAAGGTTGTATAGTAGAAGGCCGTGTCGCTACGCCTGATGGTGTCACCCCTGAACGATCAGCATTCAAGTATTCAAGCGCATCAGAAACGTACTCGCTGTAGGTGTCGTCCCGTTGGACCCAATAGCGTAGACGGAACAGCATAGCGTGCAAAGACTCAGAATGAAGCACCGGAGAGCGGTCATACGTGTCTCTACAAGATTGCCTGTATACAGTATGAAATCAAACGAAAGCCACTGGCGTCCAGTCGCTTTCGTTGATAATTTACCATTTCACGGAAAGAAATTGTCCTGGAGGCAGTTTCACATCCTTATCCGCGTCCTCGAAATTGACCCCACCTCGGTCCGTTGATAAAGCATCCGTCTCTAGGATAGGCCACTGGACGAATCGCTTACCGCGTTTACGTCTCAGCCCGGCGTCTAACGGAAAGTACGTCACTGCTCGTGCCACTGGTGCAATCGTAAAGTACACCGCACAATTTTATCAACAATCAATTGAAGAGCATCCTTCGACATTCACTTTAGTCACTTCTTTATGCTTTGTGCAGGCCATGCGACTTTTTCTCTCAATTCATTTTACTCGTAAGAGAGTTGAATTGTTGTTCACCTTCTTAGCTGGCGACGATCAAGACGGAGGCATATTCTGCTCCTACGGTTTCCTTCACCTCTTTCTTTGTTGAAGCGTACAACGAGCTAAATTCCATTTCAATATCAGTTGGAGCTTCTTCTATGTCATCTTTTTGGCTAGCTCTTGCTTGCTTCAATTGAGCTGCAAACCTTCGGctaaggaaaaagaagtaaACCGCTAGAGATCCGACGAGTACAAGTAGACCGGCCAGAACTCCAATAGCAGCATTAGAATCAGTGCTGCTGTCATAGTCTGCCGACAAAGACGGTCAGTACTAGAAAATCCGTACCCAATTCTCTAAATAAAGACCTAAGGTAAGGCGGTGTTTGATAAAGTATGTACATATTATATAGGAGACTATTAGAGGTTTACGGTTAGTCCATTACGAACCGTTCGTACAACAAAGAACGGATACTACGGAGGCACTGTAGGTAGTATTTCAAAGCTTACTCGGCGTAAACATTGCTGAAGGCGTATAGGCAGAAGACGGTATAACTGTTACTCGTGTTGGCGTGACGGCATAGATGCACCCGTCAGATTGCGGATCTAAATTGTAGTAATTATCAAGAAGGTATTGTAGGTCCTGTTTCAAAGCTTACTCGGTGTAAACGTTGCTAAAGGCGTATAAGCAGAAGACGGTATAACTATTACTCGTGTTGGCGTTACCAAACCAGAGTCTTTTGCTGTCGTTGAAGCTGCGATACATACGATAGCAAACAATGCATTCATGGTGCTAAATGGGGTTACCTGAAAGCGTTGTAGTTGCGGCAAGAGAGCTTGTTTTCAATAAGCTTGTAGCAGTGCTAATCATAGGCATAGAACTTGGCAGTACTGAATTGCCTGAGAGATTAATTTCTAAGCAATTTTGGTATGGCTTTGAAAGGGGTTCTTACTTAGAAGCACCAAAGTAATCGTTGGGGTTGGGGTCCATGAGACTGCTGCAGTGCTGACAGCATTTTCTGTCTTGGAGGTAGAAATTTGGCTGAACCAATAACCTAAAGTGTATGTTCTGGGCCCATATTTGACATAGCGCTGAATGACATTTACTTAGAAGCGTAGGAGCAATTGTTGCTTTTGTGGGTACCGAACCACGTGAAGTGTCTATAGGCGTAAGCATTTTAGACATGCTAGACGGCACTAACCGGGGTTACCAGGTAACGAAATGGTAGGAAGGATTGTTGTCAACAAACTTGCTGCAGCAGTGCTTATGGAATTTGTCTGAGGTGGACAGCATCTGGATTCATTGCCTGAAAATTCTCACGTACAGTAGGTGgcaatattgattttctttaccttGTATGACTAATTCTGCCAACGAGCTGCGAATCTCACGTGTAGCATTTTTTGTGATGCACCAAAGTTTAGCTCCGTTAAAGAACGGGTTTCCTCGTAGAGTTAGCGTCTGTTGATTGTTACTTAATGACAGCAGGTTCTTGTCTAATTCATGAGTAGTTACATTACTGCTCCACACTTTACAGTCATCGCAATCACGGGTAAACAACTGCCAGACGGTAGTTGCCGTCTCCAAACGCGAGCTTGGGCTGCAAGTTATGCTGACTTTTGAATTTAAGGCAATTGGTAGCTTTGTTGTGTTATTATtgagagaaaaagtcgaacTGTTGTTTGGCCAATTATTGACGCTATTTGCGGCACAGTTTCCTAAGATACACTGAATTGCAAGAACGCAGATGAAAATGGTAGTACCTTGTATGCTGAGAGAAATTCTCCGGTAAGCGTTCTTATAACCACATTCAAAAACACTGACGCTGTATAATACTGCAGGATCTGCAACAATTTGCAGAACGGTTCTGTTTATTATTTGTGCTACAGAGTGCTTCGCAGTGTCGTTGCCATGTATTGTGTATATTGGAATATCCGAAACGTATGGAGTAAATAGCCATGACGGGAGTTCTCCTTCAAAGGGGCAGTGAAGATTGACACGCTCGCACAATTCAAGGCTTTCTCTCCCCTGGGAGCTAAAAGGGGGTAGCGTAAGACTTCGTACCTCTTGGCCGTAAGTACCATCCCATTCTAGTGCAACTGTTCTCTTAGATATGTGAGAGAGATGAACGACTTACTCGAGACTGTAAGCAAAACGGTAAGGCAGAGATCGACGATCTTCATATCTCGTCACAGCGATTGTAGAGCGAACTTCAACTGCCAGTGATCGAGTGAGCGgatatagatagatagatagaagTGAGAAGATCCCCCTAACCCCTAACCCAAGGAATTAAGCGGTAATTAGGACGGATTGTCTTTAGGTTGGTTAATCCGTCTACAGCTGCAAGCGAGAAAGCGGCTACGTCTGCCGTGTCTCTCACTGGGGGTTCATAAAGTTTCACAAAAGCTGCAACATCCTTCATACAGAAGTTGTTAGAAAACTTCTTCTCCTGCAAGAAAAGCAGCTCAGGTCGTCTCCTAAACCAGTACAGATTGGCCCTCTTGCTGAACCTAGCCTTCTATATACATGTACGTGTAGCTTCTTCTATATAGTCTACGCTACAGGTCCTGTCCCGTTGGGCTCAATAGCGTGGACGGAACAGCTAGCATATTGTGCAGAGAGACTCAGAAAGAAGCATGCACCGGAGTGCGGTCTCACTTGTCTCTACAGACTACGGATTCGAAGAAAGATCTCTAGTCGCTTTCGTCCAATTCGCAGAAGAAAACGGTCTACCTACTGATAAGCAATAAAGTTTCACATCCTCATCCGCGTTCGCGAAGCAAGCAGAATGCCCAAAGCCTACCTGTAAGCTATTTCACAGTCCCTACGTTCTAAGCAATCAGCGTACATCCTTATGAGCGAAAAAATACGCGGATGTTGTCAACTTCTGCATTCATAAATCGTCATCGAAACCGACgtcaagaaaaacgtcaaatcCATCTCTGGTCGTCGTACCGGATTCTTTGAAGACGTACCGGTAAAACGTCCCATTGTCGCACAAAGCTAAACCCGCCCATTATTAATAACGATATTTCTCAGCCAAAatctgattaattaactaattaatacTACGAATATTTCAAAGTGCCCCCCGTACGTATTTTAATACTCACCTATTACGGCATTCGAATGGGTGAACATGCACTTGCACATGCAGTCGATTGGCACGGAAAACTGCGCGAGACCCCACTGCGAAGCGGAATACTGCGCAAGGAGTCCAAGATTGGGtagccttaattaaaacacCCGTATTCTCAAGGCGTCATAATCAATCGCCCCGCCCACCCACCCACCTGGATTTTCTATTGAGGGTCTGGTCTCTCAGCGCGAATATATGAACGGTTCCCTTATCGCTCGACGCGCACAGATAGTCGTCACTGGGACTAAAACTAATGCTACGAAGGCAAAACTGACTCTCTATCCAAGATATTCCCTCTGCTGTACCAGTGAAATCTAGCCGTGTCCGAGCCGCGTCGAAACTCGACTTTCTTATCCCCCGTAGTCGTATCGAAGACGCGAATGAGCGTGCCCTGGACTCGCGAGGGTCAGGACTAGAGCGCAAAGGCGTACGAACGCGAAGACTTGCCTTTATGGACGCCGTTGCTACCATCGTTCCTTTGACGTTGAATGAAATGCACGCCAATTGACTCTTGTGAGCCCATATCTCCTGTCTGGCGTGCCGCGCTCGACCCAACGTCAGAGAATCCTAGGAGATTgtcagaaaatcgaattctATGATTCGATAATCGTACCAATACGGCGAGAACACCGGGTCTCGGTGCCGGAAAGGCAATCAGATCGCGACTCGAACTGCTACATATTTCACATAAGCCTAAACGTCCTATATAGTCAATACCTCCAGAGAAACCGATTCACACTAGCGACGCAACGTAACCGAACATAAGAACTCTTCCCTGATTGGTCGCctgcctttgtgacatcactctccttgacgtcactctcctcgaccatatttggaagtTACTTATGTATGAGTCTCTAGTGTGAATGggctgttttttcttctctctacctaaacgattcgacgccgtctgAACGGTTTTTAATAGCTGAGGTTCCTTCGATAATCTGTACACGCAAATCTGCTCCTGAAACGTGGCAGCCAATCGGCAGCCAGTCGTCCCGTCTCGATAGAGACGAACCGATTTGACGGGCAGTTCGAAATTGAATTGCAAAATAATCTTCTTCCTGACGTCATCCCAAATATGCACTACAGTACACATATACACGATGACGtgattatgacgtcatgattTTACGACCAACCTTGTTTCTCGGCGAATTTCGGCGCTTGACCGCCGCCCACGAAGGCGAGAAGGTTCGTGCGTCGTAGCATGTCGACGTGCTTCACGGCGCCGACTTCGTCGAATCCTTTTCGAGCGCGCCGATAACGACAACGCGATCTGTTTAGCGCAAGCGAGCTCTGGCGACGCTAGAATGCTCACCGATGAGGGTTTTTCGCGTCAGCGGGTCGATCGTGTACACGCGAATGCCGTTTTCCATTCCGCATACGAAACAAGCTGCGGAGAAGTCGTGCGTGGAAATATTCGTGTCAGTGGACTTTGGACGTTGTTTTTACTTTGATCTTCGTTGAATCGAATGTCCAGAACCTTGCCTTTGCCTTCCATTTATCGAGGTTTGTTTTGCTGTAGCGTGCGCTAAACAGCTCGCGTTTTAACGTTTTGCGCTTACTTTCATCACGGATACTAGTGTCCGTGCTTTCATGGCCATGCTACGTTGGCAAACCGTTCTCAATTGCTACGTCGCGAACGGAAAACCTATGCGGGGCCCCTTTGGAAAACTCGTCGCTCGCACGCTCGATTCGAAGCCCCCGTCGAGAGACCTGCTATCGGCACTGAAGGAGATCGAAAAGCAAAGTCAACCGAGTCAAAAAGATCGaccgaacgacgcgaaacggcTACGAGAAATCCTCGCCAGCGCCACCGTCATAAAATCGCGTCCCCGCCCACCCCCTACGTCATCATCTCAGCcatcaacgtcatcgtcatcgtcgttttccaaGGAATCGTTCACGTGGGAAACGGCTCCGCCTCTCGGCATCTTCGAcccaaaaatatttcaaaatctCGAAGAaccaaaatcgacgagacaACCTCCAGCAGCGGAAGTGGATCGTCAGAAGCGAATAGCCGCGTTGAATCGATCGCAGACGGAAAATCCTTGGGATAAGGAGATgcacgacgaggaggagggtCCGACCGCGTGGACGTATCCAGTGGATAGCGATCGATttcacttcgacgagaaagacgttgGTTTTACGGAGCACGTTCATCTGGAGTATTTGCTGGACGATCTGCCCAAAGTCGGGCCAGTGCGACGGTTCATGGAGttggtcgtcgtcggcttgcAAAAGAATCCGTACGTGCCCGTGGCGGAGAAACGAGAGCACGTGGAATGGCTGAAGAAGTACTTAGTAGAGAAACATGTGCGTGGTAGTACATAGGTGACGTTTATATTATGATTAAAGTCCTACTAACACTAGAATCTACACGTgcttaattattattatttatttatttatttcagcagccacgtgattttttgtcACATTGGCTTGCAGAAAAATCCGTACGTGTCTGTCCGCGAGGACATAGATTAGCTGAAGAGGTACCTGTTCATGGTAGTACGTAGGTGACATTTACCTACAcgtgcttaattaattattattcatttatttccCAACCACGTGATTTTTGTCATGAAGTACTTAGTATACATAGgtgaaatttattatttatttctccaatcacgtgatttttgtTATGCATTGGCTTGCAAAAGAATCTTAGTAGAGAAACATGCGCATGGTAGTACATAGGTGACGTTTATATTATGATTAAAGTCCTGCACTAGAACCTACGCGTgcttaattattatttatttattttaccaaccacgtgattttttgtcACATCGGCTTGCAGAAAAATCCGTACGTGTCTGTCCGCGAGGACGTAGAATAGCTGAAGAGGTACCTGTTTAGCATGGTAGTACGTAGGTGACATTTACCTACAcgtgcttaattaattattatttatttatttc from Oscarella lobularis chromosome 1, ooOscLobu1.1, whole genome shotgun sequence includes these protein-coding regions:
- the LOC136196879 gene encoding hepatitis A virus cellular receptor 1-like isoform X3; this translates as MKIVDLCLTVLLTVSKWDGTYGQEVRSLTLPPFSSQGRESLELCERVNLHCPFEGELPSWLFTPYVSDIPIYTIHGNDTAKHSVAQIINRTVLQIVADPAVLYSVSVFECGYKNAYRRISLSIQGNCAANSVNNWPNNSSTFSLNNNTTKLPIALNSKVSITCSPSSRLETATTVWQLFTRDCDDCKVWSSNVTTHELDKNLLSLSNNQQTLTLRGNPFFNGAKLWCITKNATREIRSSLAELVIQGNESRCCPPQTNSISTAAASLLTTILPTISLPDTSRGSVPTKATIAPTLLSYWFSQISTSKTENAVSTAAVSWTPTPTITLVLLSNSVLPSSMPMISTATSLLKTSSLAATTTLSASTTAKDSGLVTPTRVIVIPSSAYTPLATFTPNPQSDGCIYAVTPTRVTVIPSSAYTPSAMFTPTEGLQLN
- the LOC136196879 gene encoding hepatitis A virus cellular receptor 1-like isoform X2; amino-acid sequence: MKIVDLCLTVLLTVSKWDGTYGQEVRSLTLPPFSSQGRESLELCERVNLHCPFEGELPSWLFTPYVSDIPIYTIHGNDTAKHSVAQIINRTVLQIVADPAVLYSVSVFECGYKNAYRRISLSIQGNCAANSVNNWPNNSSTFSLNNNTTKLPIALNSKVSITCSPSSRLETATTVWQLFTRDCDDCKVWSSNVTTHELDKNLLSLSNNQQTLTLRGNPFFNGAKLWCITKNATREIRSSLAELVIQGNESRCCPPQTNSISTAAASLLTTILPTISLPDTSRGSVPTKATIAPTLLSYWFSQISTSKTENAVSTAAVSWTPTPTITLVLLSNSVLPSSMPMISTATSLLKTSSLAATTTLSASTTAKDSGLVTPTRVIVIPSSAYTPLATFTPNPQSDGCIYAVTPTRVTVIPSSAYTPSAMFTPKNWVRIF
- the LOC136196906 gene encoding small ribosomal subunit protein mS31-like, giving the protein MAMLRWQTVLNCYVANGKPMRGPFGKLVARTLDSKPPSRDLLSALKEIEKQSQPSQKDRPNDAKRLREILASATVIKSRPRPPPTSSSQPSTSSSSSFSKESFTWETAPPLGIFDPKIFQNLEEPKSTRQPPAAEVDRQKRIAALNRSQTENPWDKEMHDEEEGPTAWTYPVDSDRFHFDEKDVGFTEHVHLEYLLDDLPKVGPVRRFMELVVVGLQKNPYVPVAEKREHVEWLKKYLVEKHVRGST
- the LOC136196879 gene encoding WD repeat domain phosphoinositide-interacting protein 4-like isoform X4; translated protein: MEGKGKVLDIRFNEDQTCFVCGMENGIRVYTIDPLTRKTLIGFDEVGAVKHVDMLRRTNLLAFVGGGQAPKFAEKQVHIWDDVRKKIILQFNFELPVKSVRLYRDGTTGCRLAATFQEQICVYRLSKEPQLLKTVQTASNRLGLCEICSSSSRDLIAFPAPRPGVLAVLDSLTLGRARHARQEIWAHKSQLACISFNVKGTMVATASIKGTLIRVFDTTTGDKKVEFRRGSDTARFHCISFSPSDDYLCASSDKGTVHIFALRDQTLNRKSRLPNLGLLAQYSASQWGLAQFSVPIDCMCKCMFTHSNAVIALCDNGTFYRYVFKESGTTTRDGFDVFLDVGFDDDL
- the LOC136196879 gene encoding uncharacterized protein isoform X1 — its product is MKIVDLCLTVLLTVSKWDGTYGQEVRSLTLPPFSSQGRESLELCERVNLHCPFEGELPSWLFTPYVSDIPIYTIHGNDTAKHSVAQIINRTVLQIVADPAVLYSVSVFECGYKNAYRRISLSIQGNCAANSVNNWPNNSSTFSLNNNTTKLPIALNSKVSITCSPSSRLETATTVWQLFTRDCDDCKVWSSNVTTHELDKNLLSLSNNQQTLTLRGNPFFNGAKLWCITKNATREIRSSLAELVIQGNESRCCPPQTNSISTAAASLLTTILPTISLPDTSRGSVPTKATIAPTLLSYWFSQISTSKTENAVSTAAVSWTPTPTITLVLLSNSVLPSSMPMISTATSLLKTSSLAATTTLSASTTAKDSGLVTPTRVIVIPSSAYTPLATFTPNPQSDGCIYAVTPTRVTVIPSSAYTPSAMFTPNYDSSTDSNAAIGVLAGLLVLVGSLAVYFFFLSRRFAAQLKQARASQKDDIEEAPTDIEMEFSSLYASTKKEVKETVGAEYASVLIVAS